The nucleotide window tgtgtgtgtgtgagagagtgagtgtgtgtgtgagtgagagagtgtgtgtgtgtgtgtgtgtgtgagagtgtgagtgtgtgtgtgtgtgtgagagtgtgtgtgtgtgtgtgtgtgtgtgagtgagagagagagtgtgtgtgtgagagtgtgtgtgtgtgtgtgtgtgtgtgagagtgtgtgtgagagtgtgtgtatgtgtgtgtgtgtgtgtgtgtgagagtgtgtgtgtgtgtgtgagagtgtgtgtgtttgtgtgtgtgtgtgagtgagagagagagtgtgtgtgtgagtgagagtgtgtgtgtgtgtgtgagagtgtgtgtgtgtgtgtgtgagagagtgagtgtgtgtgtgagtgagagagtgtatgtgtgtgagagtgtgtgtgtgtgtgtgtgtgtgagagtgtgtgtgtgtgtgtgagagtgtgtgtgtttgtgtgtgtgtgtgagtgagagagagtgtgtgtgtgagagtgtgtgtgtgtgtgagagtgtgtgtgtgtgtgagagtgtgtgtatgtgtgtgtgtgtgtacacattagATTCTGAGTTTGAGTTATTTGAACTCCATCATCTTTATTCTGCAGCTCATGTGATGATGTTGTAATAATCATGTATGTTTCTTGTGTCAGTCGTCCAGTGAAGGTATGTCTGTGTCCGTATCTACCGGCGCATCCTCTtgatgtctccacctctctctatATCGTCCAACATCCAGCTGAGGTCTGTGTCTCACAACATCTCAAACATCAGCTTCACATTTATGACACCCGTTACAGTATTTAGTTAACATTCATGACATCAGAAGTTTCTTCTGCTCCGATATCTGCAGGAGAGTCGAGTTCTCCGCACGGTTCCTCTCCTGACGGCGTGTCTTCCTCCAGGAAAATGCAAAGTTTTCATTGGAAGGCGATTTTCTGAAGAAAGGTGAATGACACATCTACAGCTTTGATCTCAACACACCTGATTTCTTCTTCACGAGAATCTAATatcgatgtgtgtttgtgtcagacaTCCAGAGCTGGCGGCCGTGtgtaaagacacacacactcttcttCTGTATCCAGGAGCTTCTGCGGAGAATCTGGAGGATGTGACATCAGATTTCTCCTCCACTCCACACAACGTCGTTCTGATCGACGGCACCTGGAGTCAAGCCAAAGACATGTTCCTCCGAAACGGCCTCTTCAGACTCCCGAGACAGGTGTGATCCACACATCGACTGGCTCACAATGTCGTGTTGAAGACTCATCCGAGTGGCTTCAGGAATTTCTCCATCCATATTTCAATCTTCTTTAAATTTGAATCAATATTTCATGATTCCTCATTACGTATGTGTTCTAGACAAACGTTAAGAAATGTGATCTTTGATTCTCTCAGTGTTCTCATTACTGTGTATAATTGAGCAGAGGCGGGTCCTTCTGACTGTTCTGTCTGTCGATTGGTCAGTGTATTTGTCAATAGAAGTTGATTGAGGTCACTGTTGGTTTTATAAGATATTCACATCTGAATTGTGTTTGTGGATTGGAGCTGCTGGTTGTATGAGATGTTTGAGATGTTTCAAAGTCTTTCCTCTTTCTATATGACGTGATCTTTGTCCCAAAATGTTGGATTGTGCAGGTGCAGCTCGGCAGCGCCCCGTCCAGTCAGTATGTGATCCGCACGCAGcccaccaacatgtgtgtgtccACGCTGGAATGTGCCGCCGTGACACTCGCCATCATGGAGAAGAACCACAACATTCAGGAGGTTTGTGTTCATCAAAGCATGTTCAGACACAATCTGAGGTTTGTTTTGATCGTTGATGTTTTTCTGCAGGTTCTCCTCAAACCTCTTCAGGCTCTGTGTTCATTCCAGCTCCAACACGGTGCTCAAATTCACCACAGTAAAGAACATTTGATCAAGAACGGACAGTACAACAAGATTCTGCCCATAAACAAGCGCAAGATCCGCAGGATGCAGAAACTCATCACCAATGAAAACATCTGAGACCGTTTCAGATCAACTAAAGCAGATTTTGTTTTCTAGTTTCTCATTCGATCAGAATGGAGTTTACCTTTTCATGTTCAAAGAGCAATATTTATATTATCTGTTTATGAATCTGATAAAGACTGTAACTGTagatttattaataaatgtgataTTAGTCATGTTTGTAGAATTAAAGCTGATGATGTTTATTGGTTGTTTGTGTGACGCTCTCTAGTGTAGCGCAGCTGGGCGAATGTTACCCAACAACATCCGAGATCGAGATAACCAATCAGATCCCGAGTCTAAGCACCGCCCATTGCATTTGCCCAATCACATGTGGGGAATTTAGTTTAGGCGGAGCTGAATATTGTGATTGGTTGTCCAGCTCTGGGGGTTGAAATGTATTTTGCTCTCATGTTAAAACAATCAGAAAATAAATACGTGAGAGAAGAAACCAAAATCAGCGACATTCACCGACACGGTACGTCTTAAAAACAGTGTCGTTATTTCGGATATAAAGCGTTATAGTGTATTAATGAAGGTTTAGAGTGAACTTTTAAACTTCATCAGCGGCAGATAGCTGTTTGAGGTTTATTACACTTAAAGGTTTTAGGGCTGTCTGTAAGTTTTGAGTGTCAAAGTATTTTTTTCATAATAATTTGTTCCGAGTGAATTCCGTTTGAATGAACTCTCGCAGAGATTCTATTACAATAGCAAAATCTTTCATTTGTGTTTCagacgggcagatgttacggtaataacgcagtaacgcaagccgagtgtgcgtctcggacgggcagatgttacggtaataacgcagtaacgcaagccgagtgtgcgtctcggtcgggcagatgttacggtaataacgcaagCCGAGTGTAcgtctcggacgggcagatgttacggtaataacgcagtaactcAAGCCGAGTGTGtgtctcggacgggcagatgttacggtaataacgcagtaacgcaagccgagtgtgcgtctcggtcgggcagatgttacggtaataacgcaagCCGAGTGTAcgtctcggacgggcagatgttacggtaataacgcagtaactcAAGCCGAGTGTGtgtctcggacgggcagatgttacggtaataacgcagtaactcaagccgagtgtgcgtctcggacgggcagatgttacggtaataacgcagtaacgcaagacgagtgtgcgtctcggacgggcagatgttacggtaataacgcagtaacgcaagccgagtgtgcgtctcggacgggcagatgttacggtaataacgcagtaactcaagccgagtgtgcgtctcggacgggcagatgttacggtaataacgcagtaacgcaagacgagtgtgcgtctcggacgggcagatgttacggtaataacgcagtaagtCAAGCCAAGTGTGcgtctcggacgggcagatgttacggtaataacgcagtaacgcaagcctaGTGTGtgtctcggacgggcagatgttacggtaataacgcagtaacgcaagctGAGTGTGCGTCTCgggcgggcagatgttacggtaataacgcagtaacgcaagacGAGTGTGCATCTCggtcgggcagatgttacggtaataacgcaagCCGAGTGTACGTCTCGGACGGGccgatgttacggtaataacgcagtaacgcaagcctaGTGTGtgtctcggacgggcagatgttacggtaataacgcagtaacgcaagacGCAGTGTGCGcctcggacgggcagatgttacggtaataacgcagtaattcaagccgagtgtgcgtctcggacgggcagatgttacggtaataacgcagtaacgcaagcctaGTGTGtgtctcggacgggcagatgttacggtaataacgcagtaacgcaagccgagtgtgcgtctcgggcgggcagatgttacggtaataacgcagtaacgcaagacGAGTTGTGCGTCTCGGgtgggcagatgttacggtaataacgcagtaacgcaagccgagtgtgcgtctcgggcgggcagatgttacggtaataacgcagtaacgcaagccgagtgtgcgtctcgggcgggcagatgttacggtaataacgcagtaacgcaagccgagtTGTGCGTCTCgggcgggcagatgttacggtaataacgcagtaacgcaagccgagtgtgcgtctcgggcgggcagatgttacggtaataacgcagtaacgcaagacgagtgtgcgtctcggacgggcagatgttacgtaatgacgcagtaacgcaagccgagtgtgtgtctcggacgggcagatgttacggtaataacgcagtaacgcaagccgagtgtgcgtctcgggcgggcagatgttacggtaataacgcagtaacgcaagacGAGTGTGCATCTCggtcgggcagatgttacggtaataacgcaagCCGAGTGTACGTCTCGGACGGGccgatgttacggtaataacgcagtaacgcaagcctaGTGTGtgtctcggacgggcagatgttacggtaataacgcagtaacgcaagacgagtgtgcgtctcggacgggcagatgttacggtaataacgcagtaattcaagccgagtgtgcgtctcggacgggcagatgttacggtaataacgcagtaacgcaagcctaGTGTGtgtctcggacgggcagatgttacggtaataacgcagtaacgcaagccgagtgtgcgtctcgggcgggcagatgttacggtaataacgcagtaacgcaagccgagtgtgcgtctcgggtgggcagatgttacggtaataacgcagtaacgcaagccgagtgtgcgtctcgggcgggcagatgttacggtaataacgcgaGTAACGCAAGCCGAGTGTGCGCCTCgggcgggcagatgttacggtaataacgcagtaacgcaagccgagtTGTAGCGCCTCgggcgggcagatgttacggtaataacgcagtaacgcaagccgagtGTGCGCCTCgggcgggcagatgttacggtaataacgcagtaacgcaagccgagtGTGCGCCTCgggcgggcagatgttacggtaataacgcagtaacgcaagccgagtgtgcgtctcgggcgggcagatgttacggtaataacgcagtaacgcaagacGAGTGTGCATCTCGGACGGGCCGATGTTACGCTAAtgacgcagtaacgcaagccgaAGTGTGCGcctcggacgggcagatgttacggtaataatgCAGTAACGCAAGCCTAGTGTGCGTCTCGGACTGGccgatgttacggtaataacgcagtaacgcaagcctaGTGTGCGTCTCggtcgggcagatgttacggtaataacgcagtaacgcagGCCGAGTGTGCGcctcggacgggcagatgttacggtaataacgcagtaacgcaagccgagtgtgcgcctcggacgggcagatgttacggtaataacgcagtaacgcaagtCGAGTGTGCGcctcggacgggcagatgttacggtaataacgcagtaacgcaagccgaAGTTATGCGcctcggacgggcagatgttacggtaataacgcagtaacgcaagacGAGTGTGCGcctcggacgggcagatgttacgtaatgacgcagtaacgcaagccgagtGTGTGTCTCgggcgggcagatgttacggtaataacgcagtaacgcaagccgagtgtgcgtctcgggcgggcagatgttacggtaataacgcagtaacgcaaaccgagtgtgcgtctcggtcgggcagatgttacggtaataacgccaAGCCGAAGTGTACGcctcggacgggcagatgttacggtaataacgcagtaactcAAGCCGAGTGTGCATCTCGGACGGGCCGATGTTatggtaataacgcagtaacgcaagcctaGTGTGtgtctcggacgggcagatgttacggtaataacgcagtaacgcaagacGCAGTGTGCGcctcggacgggcagatgttacggtaataacgcagtaattcaagccgagtgtgcgtctcggacgggcagatgttacggtaataacgcagtaacgcaagcctaGTGTGtgtctcggacgggcagatgttacggtaataacgcagtaacgcaagtcgagtgtgcgtctcgggcgggcagatgttacggtaataacgcagtaacgcaaaGACGAGTTGTGCGTCTCGGgtgggcagatgttacggtaataacgcagtaacgcaagccgagtgtgcgtctcgggcgggcagatgttacggtaataacgcagtaacgcaagccgagtTGTGCGTCTCgggcgggcagatgttacggtaataacgcagtaacgcaagccgagtgtgcgtctcgggtgggcagatgttacggtaataacgcagtaacgcaagccgagtGTGCGTCTCGGGCGGGCAGATGTTatggtaataacgcagtaacgcaagccgagtTGTGCGTCTCgggcgggcagatgttacggtaataacgcagtaacgcaagacgagtgtgcgtctcggacgggccgatgttacggtaataacgcagtatcGCAAGCTGAGTGTGCGTCTCggtcgggcagatgttacggtaatgacgcagtaacgcaagcctaGTGTGtgtctcggacgggcagatgttacgtaatgacgcagtaacgcaagcctaGTGTGtgtctcggacgggcagatgttacggtaattacgcagtaacgcaagccgagtgtgcgtctcggacgggcagatgttacggtaataatgCAGTAACGCAAGCCTAGTGTGCGTCTCGGACTGGccgatgttacggtaataacgcagtaacgcaagcctaGTGTGCGTCTCggtcgggcagatgttacggtaataacgcagtaacgcagGCCGAGTGTGCGcctcggacgggcagatgttacggtaataacgcagtaacgcaagccgagtgtgcgtctcggacgggcagatgttacggtaataacgcagtaagtcaagccgagtgtgcgtctcggacgggcagatgttacggtaataacgcagtaacgcaagcctaGTGTGtgtctcggacgggcagatgttacggtaataacgcagtaacgcaagctGAGTGTGCGTCTCgggcgggcagatgttacggtaataacgcagtaacgcaagacGAGTGTGCATCTCgg belongs to Xyrauchen texanus isolate HMW12.3.18 unplaced genomic scaffold, RBS_HiC_50CHRs HiC_scaffold_760, whole genome shotgun sequence and includes:
- the LOC127642719 gene encoding tRNA-uridine aminocarboxypropyltransferase 2-like, with amino-acid sequence MYVSCVSRPVKVCLCPYLPAHPLDVSTSLYIVQHPAEESRVLRTVPLLTACLPPGKCKVFIGRRFSEERHPELAAVCKDTHTLLLYPGASAENLEDVTSDFSSTPHNVVLIDGTWSQAKDMFLRNGLFRLPRQVQLGSAPSSQYVIRTQPTNMCVSTLECAAVTLAIMEKNHNIQEVLLKPLQALCSFQLQHGAQIHHSKEHLIKNGQYNKILPINKRKIRRMQKLITNENI